The following proteins are co-located in the Pseudomonas fluorescens genome:
- a CDS encoding histone-like nucleoid-structuring protein, MvaT/MvaU family — protein MSRLAEFRAAEKALQEQLAQLESLKNDAGLKKEIEFEEKLQGLMKHYGKGLRDIISILDPNPGKAGAAVTAPKQRRARVVKVYHNPHTGELIETKGGNHRGLKAWKEQYGAATVDSWLRG, from the coding sequence TTGTCCAGACTCGCCGAATTTCGCGCAGCAGAAAAAGCCCTTCAAGAACAGCTTGCCCAGCTGGAATCACTGAAGAACGACGCCGGCCTGAAAAAAGAAATCGAATTTGAAGAAAAGCTGCAGGGCTTGATGAAGCACTACGGCAAAGGCCTGCGCGACATCATCTCGATCCTTGATCCGAACCCTGGCAAAGCCGGTGCTGCCGTGACCGCACCCAAACAGCGCCGCGCACGCGTGGTCAAGGTCTACCATAACCCGCATACCGGCGAGCTGATCGAGACCAAAGGCGGCAACCACCGCGGCCTGAAAGCCTGGAAAGAACAGTATGGCGCCGCCACTGTAGATTCCTGGCTTCGCGGCTGA
- the gloA gene encoding lactoylglutathione lyase codes for MSLHDLNTFPGVTAQPDTATTHFVFNHTMLRVKDITKSLDFYTRVLGFSLVEKRDFPEAEFSLYFLALVDKAQIPADAAERTQWMKSIPGILELTHNHGTENDADFAYHNGNTDPRGFGHICISVPDIVAACERFEALGCDFQKRLTDGRMKSLAFIKDPDAYWVEIIQPAPM; via the coding sequence ATGAGCCTGCACGATCTGAACACTTTCCCGGGCGTCACCGCCCAACCCGACACCGCGACCACCCACTTCGTGTTCAACCACACCATGCTGCGGGTCAAAGACATCACCAAGTCGCTGGATTTCTATACCCGCGTCCTGGGTTTTTCCCTGGTTGAAAAGCGCGACTTCCCGGAAGCCGAATTCAGCCTGTACTTCCTGGCCCTGGTGGACAAAGCCCAGATCCCGGCAGACGCCGCTGAACGTACCCAGTGGATGAAGTCGATCCCGGGCATTCTGGAACTGACCCACAACCACGGCACTGAAAACGATGCCGATTTTGCCTACCACAATGGCAACACCGACCCTCGCGGCTTTGGCCATATCTGCATTTCGGTGCCGGATATCGTGGCGGCCTGCGAGCGCTTCGAAGCCTTGGGTTGCGATTTCCAGAAACGTTTGACCGATGGCCGCATGAAAAGCCTGGCATTCATCAAGGACCCTGACGCGTACTGGGTTGAGATTATTCAGCCGGCGCCGATGTAA
- a CDS encoding DUF4946 domain-containing protein, whose product MIEFRKPLLSALCVLFGPLLGSSFVQAADPEIHWPSGWQVEEVVPDDAAPATPQAVSRQRAIKNDENGNTLMVMELTGTPIEAGHKVNLQGVLLDMRKSIQKEFARSGYQSVCSKMHPTTLSGLDAMETTCVITENGRHVLSQTLVGAVDTDKAYVFSYAGQAEAYEASRGEVSSVRDSLKL is encoded by the coding sequence ATGATTGAATTCCGTAAACCGCTGTTAAGTGCGTTGTGTGTGCTGTTTGGTCCACTGTTGGGCAGTTCGTTCGTGCAAGCGGCAGACCCGGAAATTCATTGGCCCAGCGGCTGGCAAGTCGAGGAGGTGGTGCCCGACGACGCGGCACCGGCAACCCCTCAGGCGGTGTCTCGGCAACGCGCGATCAAGAATGATGAAAATGGCAATACCTTGATGGTCATGGAGTTGACCGGCACACCGATTGAGGCCGGGCATAAAGTTAATCTTCAGGGTGTGTTGCTGGATATGCGTAAATCCATCCAGAAAGAATTTGCCCGCAGTGGTTATCAAAGCGTGTGCAGCAAAATGCACCCAACCACATTGAGTGGTCTTGACGCGATGGAAACTACTTGCGTGATTACCGAGAACGGGCGACACGTATTGTCACAAACATTGGTGGGCGCGGTTGATACCGATAAAGCGTATGTTTTTTCATACGCGGGGCAAGCCGAAGCCTATGAGGCCAGCCGGGGCGAAGTGAGTTCGGTGCGCGACAGTCTGAAACTTTGA
- the hppD gene encoding 4-hydroxyphenylpyruvate dioxygenase, protein MADQYENPMGLMGFEFIEFASPTPGTLEPIFEIMGFTKVATHRSKNVDLFRQGEINLILNNEPNSLASYFAAEHGPSVCGMAFRVKDSQQAYNRALELGAQPIHIETGPMELNLPAIKGIGGAPLYLIDRFGEGSSIYDIDFVFLEGVDRNPVGAGLKVIDHLTHNVYRGRMVYWANFYEKLFNFREARYFDIKGEYTGLTSKAMSAPDGMIRIPLNEESSKGAGQIEEFLMQFNGEGIQHVAFLTDDLIKTWDALKKIGMRFMTAPPDTYYEMLEGRLPNHGEPVDQLQARGILLDGSSIEGDKRLLLQIFSETLMGPVFFEFIQRKGDDGFGEGNFKALFESIERDQVRRGVLTAD, encoded by the coding sequence ATGGCCGACCAATACGAAAACCCAATGGGCCTGATGGGCTTTGAATTTATCGAATTCGCATCGCCAACCCCGGGCACCCTGGAGCCGATCTTCGAGATCATGGGCTTTACCAAAGTCGCCACCCACCGCTCCAAGAACGTCGACCTGTTCCGCCAGGGCGAGATCAACCTGATCCTCAACAACGAGCCCAACAGCCTCGCGTCTTACTTTGCGGCCGAGCACGGCCCGTCGGTGTGCGGCATGGCGTTCCGGGTCAAAGACTCGCAACAGGCCTATAACCGTGCGCTGGAGCTGGGCGCCCAGCCTATTCACATCGAAACCGGGCCGATGGAACTGAACCTGCCGGCGATCAAGGGCATCGGCGGCGCGCCGCTGTATCTGATCGACCGTTTCGGTGAGGGCAGTTCGATCTATGACATCGACTTCGTGTTCCTCGAAGGCGTCGACCGCAACCCGGTGGGCGCCGGCCTCAAGGTTATCGACCACCTGACCCATAACGTCTATCGCGGGCGCATGGTCTACTGGGCCAACTTCTACGAGAAACTGTTCAACTTCCGTGAAGCGCGTTACTTCGACATCAAGGGTGAATACACCGGCCTGACCTCCAAGGCCATGAGCGCCCCGGATGGCATGATCCGCATCCCGCTGAACGAGGAGTCCTCCAAGGGCGCCGGCCAGATCGAAGAGTTCCTGATGCAGTTCAATGGGGAGGGCATCCAGCACGTGGCGTTCCTCACCGACGACCTGATCAAGACCTGGGACGCGCTGAAGAAAATCGGCATGCGCTTCATGACGGCGCCGCCGGACACGTACTACGAAATGCTTGAAGGCCGCCTGCCGAATCACGGTGAGCCGGTGGACCAACTGCAAGCACGCGGCATTCTGCTCGACGGCTCCTCGATTGAAGGCGACAAGCGTCTGCTGCTGCAGATTTTCTCGGAAACCCTGATGGGCCCGGTGTTCTTCGAATTCATCCAGCGCAAGGGCGATGATGGGTTCGGCGAGGGTAACTTCAAGGCACTGTTCGAGTCGATCGAGCGTGACCAGGTGCGTCGTGGCGTCCTGACCGCCGACTAA
- a CDS encoding LysR family transcriptional regulator, giving the protein MTLTQLEIFSLVAELQGFTSAAHRLGISQSAVSHAIKALEQELGVELFRRHQSLVELSDIGAQLLGRARAMLGLANTLQQEAADARGMKRGTLRIGSFGPTASIRLLPTLLQQFRQAYPGIEVHVDEGPDRQVIQWLDERRIDVGFVVLDHERFDTVALFEDQLVALLPAAHPLAANAALPLAALCDDPFILTEAGSSELVMRLFSEARLRPKVRYRCAQLLSTLDAVSRGDGLSIVAQASLPERVDPRYAARPLTPAVPRRIGLAVLDRRQSSPATLAFIALAQKCTAPGLIALNDTPSTLA; this is encoded by the coding sequence ATGACCCTAACCCAGTTGGAAATCTTTTCGTTAGTCGCCGAACTGCAAGGTTTTACCAGTGCGGCTCACCGCCTGGGCATCAGTCAATCGGCGGTGTCGCATGCAATCAAAGCCCTGGAACAAGAGCTGGGCGTGGAATTGTTCCGGCGCCACCAGTCGTTGGTGGAACTGAGCGATATCGGCGCGCAATTACTCGGGCGCGCCCGCGCGATGCTCGGCCTGGCCAATACCTTGCAACAGGAAGCGGCCGACGCCCGTGGAATGAAACGCGGCACGCTGCGGATTGGGTCGTTCGGGCCGACGGCATCAATCCGTCTGCTGCCGACCCTCCTGCAGCAGTTTCGACAGGCTTATCCGGGTATCGAAGTGCACGTGGACGAAGGGCCCGACCGACAGGTTATCCAGTGGCTGGATGAGCGACGCATCGATGTCGGGTTCGTGGTGCTGGATCACGAACGCTTCGACACCGTGGCCTTGTTCGAGGACCAACTGGTGGCACTGCTGCCCGCTGCTCATCCACTGGCCGCCAACGCGGCGCTGCCCCTGGCAGCGCTGTGTGATGACCCGTTTATTCTCACCGAGGCCGGCTCCTCGGAACTGGTGATGCGCTTGTTCAGCGAGGCACGGTTAAGGCCTAAAGTGCGTTATCGCTGCGCCCAGCTGCTCAGCACCCTGGACGCCGTCAGCCGTGGTGATGGGTTGAGTATCGTCGCGCAAGCGTCGCTACCGGAACGCGTCGACCCGCGCTACGCTGCGCGGCCGTTGACGCCGGCGGTGCCACGCCGGATCGGCCTGGCCGTGCTTGACCGTCGCCAATCCTCGCCGGCCACCCTGGCATTTATCGCGCTGGCGCAAAAGTGCACCGCCCCCGGACTTATCGCACTGAACGATACCCCGTCAACGCTGGCTTGA
- a CDS encoding DMT family transporter, with protein MQPVSDRLTYLKLAAVTMLWGGTFVAGRYLADRVDPLLAASLRFILASLALLLFMLCARVPLARPSARQLVRLFVLGFFGIFFYNLCFFYGLHYVNASRASLIVALNPAVIGLAGWWLFKERLSAGKVAGIALCLAGAAVVIVSRNPQVLHSTASNWRGDGLIIGCVVGWGIYSLFSRELNRSLGPLQTVTWSVLLGTLMLTLLSLVMGRFTVAGLGSLQLPQVLSLLYLGVLGSALAYIGYYDGIRRIGATRAGVFIALNPLTAVICGALLLGEQLTVAMGLGGAVILCGIYLCNKPLAQAKPMGI; from the coding sequence ATGCAACCCGTGTCCGATCGACTGACCTATCTGAAACTTGCCGCCGTTACCATGCTATGGGGCGGCACGTTTGTCGCCGGGCGCTACCTGGCTGATCGGGTCGACCCGTTACTGGCCGCCAGCCTGCGGTTTATCCTGGCCAGCCTGGCACTGTTGCTGTTTATGCTGTGCGCGCGGGTCCCTCTGGCGCGACCCAGTGCTCGGCAACTGGTGCGGCTGTTCGTGCTGGGTTTTTTTGGCATCTTTTTTTATAACCTGTGTTTTTTCTATGGCCTGCATTACGTCAACGCCTCGCGCGCGTCGTTGATCGTGGCGTTGAATCCGGCAGTGATCGGCCTGGCCGGATGGTGGCTCTTCAAAGAGCGCCTGAGTGCCGGCAAAGTTGCGGGCATCGCCTTATGCCTGGCGGGCGCGGCCGTGGTGATCGTCAGTCGCAACCCGCAGGTGCTGCACAGTACCGCGAGCAACTGGCGCGGCGACGGGCTGATTATTGGTTGCGTCGTGGGGTGGGGGATCTACTCGCTGTTTTCCCGTGAGCTGAATCGCAGCCTCGGTCCGTTGCAAACCGTCACCTGGTCAGTGCTGCTGGGCACCTTGATGCTGACGCTCCTCAGCCTGGTTATGGGGCGTTTCACTGTCGCCGGGCTCGGCAGCCTGCAACTGCCGCAGGTCTTGAGTTTGTTGTACCTGGGCGTGCTGGGATCAGCCCTGGCGTACATCGGCTATTACGACGGCATTCGGCGCATCGGCGCGACCCGTGCCGGGGTGTTTATTGCGCTGAACCCTCTGACAGCCGTGATTTGCGGCGCATTACTGCTGGGCGAACAATTGACCGTGGCCATGGGGCTGGGCGGCGCGGTGATCCTGTGCGGCATATACCTGTGCAACAAACCCCTTGCGCAGGCCAAGCCAATGGGGATTTGA
- the ahpF gene encoding alkyl hydroperoxide reductase subunit F has product MLDANLKAQLKSYLERVTQPIEIVASLDDGAKSQEMLALLQDVTSLTTLITLKTDGDDARKPSFSINRPGADISLRFAGIPMGHEFTSLVLALLQVGGHPSKASVEVIEQIRALKGQFSFETYFSLSCQNCPDVVQALNLMAVLNPNIRHVAIDGALFQAEVDERQVMAVPSVYLNGVNFGQGRMGLEEILAKLDTSGIEKAAEKISAKDAFDVLVVGGGPAGSSAAIYAARKGIRTGVAAERFGGQVLDTMSIENFISVQETEGPKLASALEAHVRQYDVDIMNLQRASSLIPAKNAGDLHEIRFESGATLKSKTVILATGARWREMGVPGEQEYKAKGVCFCPHCDGPLFKGKRVAVIGGGNSGVEAAIDLAGIVSHVTLLEFDSKLRADAVLQRKLYSLSNVDVITSALTSEVKGDGQKVTGLAYKDRDSGEFHTIDLEGIFVQIGLLPNTDWLKGTVELTPRGEIIVDARGETSLPGVFAAGDVTTVPYKQIVIAVGEGAKASLSAFDHLIRTSAPA; this is encoded by the coding sequence ATGTTGGACGCCAATCTTAAAGCTCAGTTGAAGTCATACCTGGAACGGGTCACCCAGCCGATCGAGATCGTCGCCTCCCTCGACGACGGCGCGAAATCCCAGGAAATGCTTGCTCTTTTGCAGGACGTAACCAGCCTCACCACGCTGATTACCCTGAAAACCGATGGCGATGATGCGCGCAAGCCATCGTTCTCCATCAACCGCCCGGGTGCCGATATCAGCCTGCGTTTCGCCGGCATCCCTATGGGCCATGAATTCACTTCGTTGGTGCTGGCCCTGCTGCAAGTGGGTGGCCACCCATCGAAGGCCAGTGTCGAAGTGATTGAACAGATTCGCGCTTTAAAAGGCCAGTTCAGCTTCGAGACTTACTTCTCGTTGTCGTGCCAGAACTGCCCGGACGTGGTCCAGGCGTTGAACCTGATGGCGGTGCTTAACCCGAACATCCGCCACGTCGCTATCGACGGTGCGCTGTTCCAGGCTGAAGTCGATGAGCGCCAGGTCATGGCAGTGCCCAGTGTTTACCTCAACGGGGTGAACTTCGGCCAGGGCCGCATGGGCCTGGAAGAAATCCTCGCTAAACTCGACACCAGCGGCATCGAAAAAGCCGCCGAGAAAATCAGCGCCAAAGACGCCTTTGATGTGCTGGTCGTCGGCGGTGGCCCGGCCGGTTCGTCGGCGGCCATCTACGCGGCGCGTAAAGGTATCCGCACCGGTGTGGCAGCTGAGCGCTTTGGCGGCCAGGTGCTGGACACCATGTCCATCGAAAACTTCATCTCTGTGCAAGAGACCGAAGGGCCGAAACTGGCCAGCGCCCTTGAAGCGCATGTGCGTCAGTACGACGTGGACATCATGAACTTGCAACGTGCCAGCAGCTTGATCCCCGCGAAAAATGCCGGTGACTTGCACGAGATTCGCTTTGAAAGCGGTGCGACCCTCAAGTCCAAGACCGTGATCCTGGCCACCGGCGCCCGCTGGCGTGAAATGGGTGTACCGGGCGAGCAAGAATACAAAGCCAAAGGCGTGTGCTTCTGCCCGCACTGCGATGGTCCGTTGTTCAAAGGCAAGCGTGTAGCGGTGATTGGCGGTGGTAACTCTGGCGTTGAAGCGGCCATCGACCTGGCCGGTATCGTCAGCCACGTAACGTTGCTCGAATTTGACAGCAAGTTACGCGCCGATGCGGTGTTGCAGCGCAAGCTCTACAGCCTGTCGAACGTTGACGTGATTACCAGCGCGCTGACCAGCGAAGTCAAAGGCGATGGTCAGAAAGTCACGGGCCTGGCCTACAAGGATCGCGACAGCGGTGAGTTCCACACCATCGACCTGGAAGGCATCTTCGTGCAGATCGGTTTGCTGCCCAACACTGACTGGCTCAAAGGCACTGTGGAGCTGACGCCTCGTGGCGAGATCATTGTTGATGCCCGTGGCGAAACGTCCCTGCCAGGGGTGTTCGCTGCCGGCGACGTCACCACTGTGCCGTACAAGCAGATCGTGATTGCGGTAGGCGAGGGTGCCAAGGCTTCCCTGAGTGCATTCGATCACTTGATCCGAACCTCCGCGCCGGCATAA
- the rarD gene encoding EamA family transporter RarD gives MSKGVVLSVSASVLFAVMYYFTSLLTPLSGLEIFGWRMLLTMPCMTVFMIVSGEWRRVWELVHRLVAKPRLIGGVLVSSALLGLQLWLFMWAPLNGRSLDVSVGYFLLPLTMVLTGRLVYGEQLSRLQQIAVFFAALGVLNELYQAGGFSWATLVVIIGYPIYFVVRKYLTTDHLGGLWLDMALMLPVAWWFVQHGEQGFAVMDIHPKLYALIPLLGVISASALVSYIVASRLLPFSLFGLLSYVEPVLLLVVALILGESIKGGQWLTYIPIWLAVMVLVYEGFKHLVRQRRA, from the coding sequence GTGTCTAAAGGTGTTGTGTTATCGGTATCGGCCTCGGTGTTATTTGCCGTGATGTATTACTTCACTTCGTTGCTCACGCCATTGAGCGGCCTGGAGATTTTCGGTTGGCGCATGTTGCTGACCATGCCCTGCATGACCGTGTTCATGATCGTCAGTGGCGAATGGCGGCGCGTGTGGGAGCTGGTGCACAGGTTGGTGGCCAAGCCGAGGCTGATCGGCGGCGTGCTCGTGTCATCGGCCTTGCTGGGTTTGCAATTGTGGTTGTTTATGTGGGCGCCGCTTAACGGGCGCAGCCTGGATGTGTCGGTGGGGTATTTCCTGCTGCCGCTGACCATGGTGCTGACCGGGCGCCTGGTGTACGGCGAACAACTGTCGCGCCTGCAACAGATCGCGGTTTTTTTCGCCGCGCTCGGGGTGCTGAACGAGTTGTACCAGGCCGGTGGTTTTTCCTGGGCGACGCTGGTGGTGATCATCGGTTACCCGATCTATTTTGTGGTGCGCAAATACCTCACCACCGACCACCTGGGCGGGCTATGGCTGGATATGGCGCTGATGCTGCCCGTGGCCTGGTGGTTTGTGCAGCACGGCGAACAAGGTTTTGCGGTGATGGACATTCATCCCAAGCTGTATGCGTTGATTCCGCTGCTGGGGGTCATCAGTGCCTCGGCGTTGGTGAGCTATATCGTTGCCAGCCGCTTGTTACCCTTCAGCCTGTTCGGGCTGCTCAGCTATGTAGAGCCTGTGTTGCTGCTGGTGGTGGCGTTGATCTTGGGAGAAAGCATCAAGGGCGGCCAATGGCTGACTTACATCCCGATCTGGCTGGCGGTGATGGTGCTCGTGTATGAGGGGTTCAAACACCTGGTACGCCAGCGCAGAGCGTAA
- the ahpC gene encoding alkyl hydroperoxide reductase subunit C, whose product MPIINSQVKPFKATAYKNGNFVDVSDADLKGKWSVVFFYPADFTFVCPTELEDLADNYAEFQKLGVEIYSVSTDTHFAHAAWHNTSPAIGKIQYTMIGDPTLTISRNFDVLIEEAGLADRGTFVIDPEGKIKIVELNDGGVGRDASELLRKIKAAQYVAAHPGEVCPAKWKEGEATLAPSLDLVGKI is encoded by the coding sequence AAAGCTACCGCCTACAAAAACGGCAACTTCGTCGACGTGTCGGATGCTGACCTGAAAGGCAAATGGTCTGTCGTGTTCTTCTACCCGGCTGACTTTACCTTCGTATGCCCAACCGAGCTGGAAGACCTGGCTGACAACTACGCCGAATTCCAGAAACTGGGCGTCGAAATCTACAGCGTCTCCACCGACACTCACTTTGCTCACGCTGCCTGGCACAACACTTCGCCAGCCATCGGCAAAATCCAGTACACCATGATCGGCGACCCAACCCTGACCATTTCCCGCAACTTCGACGTACTGATCGAAGAAGCCGGTCTGGCTGACCGCGGCACCTTCGTGATTGACCCAGAAGGCAAGATCAAAATCGTTGAGCTGAACGATGGTGGCGTGGGTCGCGATGCATCCGAACTGCTGCGCAAAATCAAGGCTGCTCAGTATGTTGCTGCTCACCCAGGTGAAGTGTGCCCAGCCAAGTGGAAAGAAGGCGAGGCTACCCTGGCTCCGTCCCTGGACCTGGTCGGCAAGATCTAA
- a CDS encoding EAL domain-containing protein — translation MPLTAKGPRSRTARALISGICGVLPVLLGVAILYWQAERTLEQSTEQTAHEAVRQFDLMLDNTALAARALLPLAGQPCDNGTQLALREQVTRRPFVRATTLSWQKNIYCSSLFGGTYQSAVNPDDYVDGVLWLMNGNPVTPDTALLVYRLVDGDKAAFASVDGYHLTNALRLISRYTYLILQVGPNWLDADGKVHNTAVPEFAVAHHHLASERYHYSVDAGMPDGEVWRYMEARYPALFSLLVFFGVLAGMLAHWLQKRSSAPTHELQRALGANEFIPYFQPVVRGDTHEWAGCEVLMRWQHPKEGLVRPDLFIPLAEHSGLIVPMTRSLLRQTAAQLAPHAARFSPGFHVGVNITAHHCLDLDLVQDCREFLAAFAQGQVTLVLELTERDLIQPTDITRRLFDALHQLGVMIAIDDFGTGHSSLAYLRNFNVDYLKIDQSFVAMIGADALSRHILDSIIELSGKLDLGIVAEGVETTEQCEYLAAQGVDFLQGYLFGRPLPCEEFIKSLASH, via the coding sequence ATGCCCCTCACCGCCAAAGGCCCAAGAAGCCGAACTGCACGCGCCCTTATCAGCGGCATCTGTGGCGTGCTCCCGGTTTTACTCGGGGTTGCGATTCTTTATTGGCAAGCCGAACGTACGCTTGAACAAAGCACGGAGCAAACCGCCCACGAAGCCGTTCGCCAATTCGACTTGATGCTCGACAACACGGCCCTCGCCGCCCGGGCCTTGCTGCCGCTGGCCGGCCAACCTTGTGACAACGGCACGCAACTGGCGCTGCGTGAGCAGGTGACGCGTCGGCCCTTTGTGCGAGCGACGACCCTGTCCTGGCAGAAAAACATCTATTGCAGCTCGTTGTTCGGCGGGACTTACCAGTCAGCGGTCAACCCGGACGATTACGTTGATGGCGTGCTGTGGTTGATGAACGGCAACCCGGTGACGCCGGACACCGCACTGTTGGTTTACCGCCTGGTCGACGGCGACAAAGCTGCATTTGCCTCTGTCGACGGCTACCACCTGACCAACGCCTTGCGCCTGATCAGCCGCTACACGTACCTGATCCTGCAAGTCGGCCCCAACTGGCTGGATGCCGACGGCAAAGTCCACAACACAGCGGTGCCGGAGTTTGCCGTGGCCCATCATCACCTGGCCTCTGAGCGATATCACTACAGTGTCGACGCAGGCATGCCCGACGGTGAGGTCTGGCGTTATATGGAAGCGCGTTACCCGGCACTGTTCAGCCTGCTGGTGTTCTTTGGCGTACTGGCGGGCATGCTCGCGCACTGGCTGCAAAAGCGCTCGTCCGCCCCCACCCACGAGCTGCAGCGCGCCTTGGGTGCCAACGAGTTCATTCCCTATTTCCAACCCGTGGTACGCGGCGATACCCATGAATGGGCCGGCTGTGAAGTGTTGATGCGCTGGCAACACCCGAAGGAAGGGTTGGTGCGCCCCGACCTGTTTATCCCGCTGGCCGAGCACTCCGGCCTGATCGTGCCGATGACCCGCTCACTGCTGCGCCAGACCGCCGCGCAACTGGCCCCGCACGCCGCGCGCTTCAGCCCGGGCTTTCATGTCGGCGTGAACATCACGGCGCACCACTGCCTGGATCTGGACCTGGTCCAGGACTGTCGGGAGTTTCTCGCCGCCTTTGCCCAAGGCCAAGTGACCCTCGTGTTGGAGCTGACCGAGCGCGACCTGATCCAGCCTACCGACATCACCCGCCGCTTGTTCGACGCCCTGCATCAACTGGGGGTGATGATCGCGATTGATGACTTTGGCACCGGCCACTCGAGCCTGGCTTACTTGCGTAACTTCAACGTCGACTACTTGAAAATCGATCAAAGCTTTGTCGCCATGATTGGCGCTGATGCACTCTCCAGGCATATTCTTGACAGCATCATCGAACTCTCCGGCAAGCTGGACCTGGGTATTGTCGCTGAGGGTGTGGAAACCACGGAGCAGTGCGAATACCTCGCGGCACAAGGTGTGGATTTCCTGCAGGGTTACCTGTTCGGCCGACCGTTACCCTGTGAAGAGTTCATTAAGTCGCTGGCCAGCCATTGA